One Gallus gallus isolate bGalGal1 chromosome 11, bGalGal1.mat.broiler.GRCg7b, whole genome shotgun sequence DNA window includes the following coding sequences:
- the PMFBP1 gene encoding polyamine-modulated factor 1-binding protein 1 isoform X1, with amino-acid sequence MSPATISDPARHHCYPTALQRAVISPQSTGHILAAMCRTKMQHHTPSSKQTVVVGLSAQQSRAGSLQPPWVGVSSSTNHRGTCSIPAAWEPRCWACCPPLRPSMGQGLLPRAAGGQQTLPPWEGHQGLWQGPRARSCSPMGLAVSLCQKPVPKPTTIRLPQLSFLQPQSQPLHGQSMAQCTLLGSHTQRCTYPQSQKDAAQTDATSADSCSSSSTSDDLLEEHTEQLEQVRASGTVPACGPPGAGRQCPDVLLPQVTVQAGSKHHRKKWAIKEHQCWAQNMSSTGHRTTKEEAQGRRQCHQAALSQAAQVPARSLAAQSHPQHKEEQLWPCAGSTMQRTEEQPCSCARSSTQHPADSSIVEPQAPQVAAESSCGHACRELAVWLQRELSQWHAAAHAKQELQKSQEQLQALEEQLRAQKEQNQTLQRSLAQQQEVLAATKAREMQNLQQLSRHRQTIHDLQQKAASSRKHIAELLQQVEEVASLKAELAQVQRKIGHNLPLLCHYEEERQQLHRELKKQQKAQEQSRQEAYSFQEKLQQLSSQVQYWQQLHQDTQRTLARREDELAVCKAELAFKEELVKAMKQAQARNRRNHSPRAGGVQPEPQAPLKDRSWATGRAEVERPGQEWANCRAKTNKGGGGGSVETLHASHTSACSNSSRLHQDRNPMLVNNNQSLKEQMQPNEKQQHKIQQQVKQAAEFTGDSQHLQDTLDSLHVENIYLRARTHIQYHNHEQMKALQGSNLTARALQNLARLPLPGTHLQDEK; translated from the exons ATGTCCCCTGCAACCATCTCAGACCCAGCGAGGCACCACTGCTacccaacagctctgcagagggcaGTGATCAGCCCTCAGAGCACAGGGCACATTCTAGCTGCCATGTGCAGGACAAAAATGCAGCACCACACTCCCAGCTCCAAGCAGACAGTTGTTGTGGGTCTGTCTGCtcaacagagcagagctgggtctCTGCAGCCCCCATGGGTCGGGGTCTCCAGCAGTACCAACCATCGTGGCACTTGTtccatccctgcagcctggGAGCCACGGTGCTGGGCTTGCTGCCCTCCTCTGCGCCCCAGCATGGGTCAGGGGCTGCTGCCTagggctgctgggggacagCAGACACTGCCACCCTGGGAAGGGCACCAAGGTCTGTGGCAGGGACCAagggccaggagctgcagccccatggGACTGGCTGTGTCCCTTTGCCAAAAGCCTGTCCCAAAGCCCACTACCATCAGGCTGCCCCAGCTCAGCTTTCTCCAGCCCCAGTCCCAGCCCCTCCATGGGCAGAGCATGGCACAGTGCACTCTGCTGGGGTCCCACACACAGCGCTGCACCTATCCACAGAGCCAGAAGGACGCAGCTCAGACAGATGCCACCTCTGCAGATTCCTGCAGTAGTTCCAGTACCAGTGATGATCTCCTGGAGGAGCACACAGAGCAACTTGAGCAGGTCCGTGCCTCAGGCACAGTGCCAGCGTGCGGACCAccaggagctggcaggcagTGCCCCGATGTGCTGCTCCCACAGGTGACCGTGCAAGCAGGGTCAAAGCACCACAGGAAGAAGTGGGCAATCAAAGAGCATCAGTGCTGGGCACAGAACATGTCATCAACAGGGCACAGAACTACTAAGGAAG AAGCCCAGGGCAGAAGGCAGTGCCACCAAGCAGCCCTGTCTCAAGCAGCCCAGGTCCCAGCACGGTCACTGGCAGCTCAGAGCCACCCACAGCACAAGGAGGAACAGCTGTGGCCATGTGCAGGGAGCACCATGCAGCGCACAGAGGAACAACCATGCTCTTGTGCaaggagcagcacacagcacccagctgacagcagcatAGTGGAGCCGCAAGCACCacaggtggcagcagaaagcag TTGTGGCCATGCTTGCAGGGAGCTGGCAGTGTGGCTCCAGAGGGAGCTGAGCCAGTGGCATGCTGCTGCCCATGCCAAACAGGAACTACAGAAGAGCCAAGAGCAACTCCAAGCCCTGGAGGAGCAG CTGAGGGCTCAGAAGGAGCAGAACCAGACCTTGCAGCgcagcctggcacagcagcaggaggtgctggcAGCCACCAAGGCCCGGGAGATGCAAAACTTACAGCAGCTCAGTAGACACAGACAGACAATCCACGacctgcagcagaaagcagcctccagcagaaagcacatagcagagctgctgcaacaG GTGGAGGAAGTGGCATCCCTGAAGGCAGAGCTGGCCCAAGTCCAGAGAAAGATAGGCCACAATCTTCCACTCCTTTGTCATTATGAGGaagagaggcagcagctccacagGGAACTGAAGAAGCAACAGAAGGCCCAGGAACAGAGCCGGCAGGAG GCCTACTCCTTCCAGGAGAAGCTGCAACAGCTGAGCAGCCAAGTTCAGTACTGGCAGCAGTTACACCAGGACACTCAGCGAACTCTGGCTAGGCGGGAAGACGAGCTGGCTGTCTGCAAGGCGGAGCTGGCTTTCAAGGAAGAACTCGTCAAGGCCATGAAACAGGCTCAGGCCAGGAACAGGCGGAACCACAGCCCAAGGGCAGGAGGAGTGCAACCTGAGCCCCAGGCACCGCTGAAGGACAGATCCTGGGCTACAGGCAGGGCAGAGGtggaaaggccaggccaggaatGGGCTAACTGCAGAGCCAAGACCAACAAGGGAGGAGGCGGTGGTTCt gtagaAACCCTGCATGCTTCCCACACCTCAGCCTGTTCTAATAGCAGTAGGCTGCATCAGGACAGGAATCCGATGCTGGTCAATAACAACCAGAGTTTGAAAGAGCAGAT GCAGCCaaatgagaaacaacaacacaaaatcCAGCAGCAAGTCAAGCAGGCTGCAGAGTTTACAGGTGACAGCCA ACATCTTCAAGACACACTGGACAGCTTGCACGTGGAAAACATATACCTCAGGGCTAGAACACATATACAGTACCATAATCATGAGCAGATGAAG GCTCTACAGGGCAGCAACCTGACTGCACGAGCCCTGCAGAACTTGGCAAGGCTGCCTCTGCCTGGAACTCACCTCCAGGATGAAAAGTGA